AACTACAAGGACACGTTCACCGTCGAGGACGGCGTCCTCAGAGTCGATTACGACGGGTACGACGAGTGGGACAGTACGTTCGGCCACCTCTTCTACGAGGAGGAGTTCTCCCACTACATGCTCCGGGCCGAGTACCGATTCGTCGGCGATCAGGTCTCCAGCGCCCCTGACTGGGCCTTCCGGAACAACGGGCTCATGCTCCACGGCCAGACGCCGGAGGAGATGGACGTCGATCAGGACTATCCCGACTCGATCGAGGTCCAGCTCCTGGGTCAGTCGGCGGACAGCGATACAGAGCGTGCCACCGCTAACGTCTGTACGCCGGGCACCAACATCGTCATGGACGGCTCGTTACACGAGCAACACTGTACCCGCTCGGAGTCGGACACGTACCGCGGCGACCAGTGGGTGACGGTCACGGTCGTGGTCCGCGGGAACGAAGCCATCCGTCACATCGTCGAGGACGAGGGGGTCGTGATGAGTTACTCCGAGCCGCAGCTGAACGACGGGACTCCGCTCACGGGGGGAACCATCTCCATCCAGTCGGAGAGTCACCCGACGGAGTTCCGCACGATCGAACTGAAGCCGATCGATCCCGAGGCGCCGATCGAAGCGGTCGAGCCGTCGAGCCCGCTCTGGAGCAGCTACACCAAGGACGAGCTGGCCTCGGGCCTCGAACAGCCGATGGCGATCGAGGTCACGCCGGACCACCGGGTCTTCTTCACCACGCGCGGGCCACCGGTCGACGGGGACGGAAACACCGCGACGACGGAGGTCGGCGTGGTCGATCCCGAGACCATGGAGACCACGACGGCGCTCGAACTCGACGTGTACACCTCCGGCGAAGACGGGTTACAGGGACTCACGCTCGATCCGGACTTCGAGGAGAACGGGTGGATCTATCTCTACTACTCCGCGCCACATGGAATCATCGACGAGGAGCCCCACAAGCGGTTGTCGCGGTTCACGGTCGAGGGCAACACGATCGATCCGGAGTCCGAAGTCGAGTTACTCAGGGTCCCATCGGTGGACAACCCGTGCTGTCACGTCGGCGGCGACCTCGAGTTCGGACCGGAGGGGAACCTCTGGCTCTCGGTCGGTGACGACACGAGTCCGTTCGCGACCCTCTACTCGCCGATGGACGAACGCGACGGACGGGAGCTGTACGACGCCCAGCGGTCGGCCTCGAACACCAACGATCTCAGAGGGAGCATCCTCCGGATCACGCCGACCGACGACGGCGGCTACGAGATTCCCGACGACAACATGTTCACCGGTCCGGAGTACGCCGACGCGCGCGAGAACGACCTCGTGCGCGAGGAGATCTACGTGATGGGCTGTCGCAACCCCTTCCGGATGGACATCGACGAGGACGGCGTCCTGTACTGGGGCGACTACGGACCCGACGCACGAGAGTGGGCCGACGACCAGGGTCCGCCGGGAATGGTCGAGTTCAACCGGGCCGAGGAGCCCGGCTATTACGGATGGCCGTACGTCGTCGGGCCCAACATCCCCTACGTCGACGGTGAGTTCGTCGACGCCGACAACGATCAGGGGTGGACCTTCGAGTCCTCCGGCGATCCGTTCGATCCGCAGAACCTGCGGAACACCTCGCCGAACAACACCGGCCTCACCGACTTGCCCGAACCCGAGGATCCGACGATCTGGTACCCCTACAGCTGGGACGCCCTGCTGGGTTCCCCGCCCGCCTACGCGGAGGAGTACCTGCCCGACGAACCACCGTTCCCGGACTTCGAGGGCGGCGCGCCGATGGGCCTGCCGGTCTACGAGCACCAGGACTCCCACGGCGAGAACGCTCTGCCCGAGCGGTTCTTCGACGGGAAGCAGATCATCGGCGAGTGGGGCCAGCAGTGGATTAGGTACGTATCCTACGACGAGGAGGGCGACGTCGAGGAGATCAACGAGTTCATGCCGGACACGGACTTCCTCTCGCCGATGGACATGACCGTCGGGCCGGACGGGACGCTGTACCTCCTGGAGTGGGGCGACGGGTACGCCGGCGATCCCATCTCCGAGAACTCCGGGATCTACCGCATCCAACGCGAGATCGGCGTCGACTTCGAGAACGTCGGAAGCGAACTGGTCACCGGACCGGGGACGACGACCACGGTGAACGCGACGGTCACGAACCCGTTCGGCTCGGCCATCGAGAACGGCGAGGTCACGCTTAGTGCACCGGACGATTCGGCGATCGAGGTGACCGCCGTCGAGGGCCAAACGTTCGACTCGCTCGGGTCGTACCAGTCCCAGTCGATGTCCTGGGACGTGACGGTCCCAGACGGGGCCAGTGACAGTCACGAGCTGACGGCGGCCGTCAGTTACACCGGTACGGACGGTGAGCAGAGCCGCACCACGCCCGCATTCACGATCACGGTCGGTCAGAGCATCGCCGGCGACTGGCAGTTCCAGACCGGCGACGACGACGCCTGGAGCGACCCGTCGTTCGACGACAGCGGCTGGGAGACCGTCGAGCTTCCGGATCACTGGGAGGACCACTCGAACTACACCGACGACGAGGTCTTCGGGTGGTACCGAAAGACCGTGACCGTCCCCGAGAGCTGGGAAGGCCAGGACATCACGCTCAGAGTCGGCAAGATCGACGACGTCGATGAGACGTTCTTCAACGGTACGAAGGTCGGCCAGACAGGGACGTTCCCGGAGAACGGGTACGAAACCGCCTGGGATGCGTCCCGAGAGTACACGGTCAGCTCTGAGACCGTCGACTACGGCGGCGAGAACGTTATTGCGATCCGCGTCTACGACGGTGCTTCCGGCGGCGGGCTCTACGAGGGGCCGCTCCTGATGATCCCGTCGTCCGACGGCAGTGGCGGCGGTGACGACGGCGACCAGACGCTCCAGGACGGCCTGGAGGTGCACCTCCCGCTGGACGGCGACACGCCGACCAACGAGATCACCGGCACCGACGCTACCATCGAAGGCGACGTGACGACCGGTCAGTCCGGTGTCCTCGGGAGCGCCTACGAGTTCGACGTCAACCAAGAGACCGGGGTCGAGATCCCTCCGTCCGAAGCGACGGCGGGCGATGGCGTGATAACCGAGCCTCTCCCGATCAACGGCGATGGGGCGACCGCGGCCGCGTGGATCAACTACACCGACCACGAGCAGTGGGGCCGCGCCCCGTTCCAGATCGGCGGCTCTCTCGAGGACGCGCCCGCAGACGGCTGGAACGTCCAGTTCGAGAGTAACACGGATACGATTCGGCCGGAGCTCTGGGACGGCGGTACTCCCAGCAATGGATCCGGTGGGACGCCCATCCCGGTCGAGTCGGGAACGTGGTACTTCGTCGTGGTAGTCGTCGAGGGTGGGACCTCTAGGCTCCACGTCTTCGACCAGGAGGGCGAACTCGACGCCTCGCCACAGGTCTGGACCGGCGGGTCGCGCAGTCAGGCCGAGAGCGCGCCCCTCTGCATCGGCGTCGGCCAGGGCTACGACATGGCAGGCCGCGTCGACGACGTCTGGGCGCACTCCCGCGCCCTCTCCGCGGACAAAGTCAGCGAGCTCCACTCGCTGTCGCTCGAGGGAAGCGGTTCGAGGGCACTCGACCCGTCGACGACGATCCGACTCGACGGCCAGATCAGCAGTTGGGTGGGACAGGCCCCGTCGAGCATCGACGGGACCTCGAATCCCACGCTCACGCTACAGGCCGGTGAAACCTACACGGTCGAGTGGACGAACGTCGACGGGATCGGACACAACTTCGAGATCCTCGATCACGACCAACCCGAGTACTCCGGCCACATTGTCAACGACATCTCGACGTCCCTCATGTCCAATCAAGGCGAAACCCAGACCGTCGAGTTCACGGCCACCGAGGAGATGGCTCGATACCAGTGCCGTCCGCACCGGTCGAGTATGCACGGCGACATCGAGGTGATCGGAAGCAGTCAGTAACGACGGTATCGAACTGACCGCTCTGGTCCGCGGGCGTGTCTACTGACGAGGCGCCTGGACTGTCCCACGTTAGCTCACCGACAGTTCGGCTCTCGCCGGTCGTCGACCGACGGCTGGCAAAACGTCGACAGACTGTACCCGGGAGCGGGAGCACTCGCAAGTCCGTCATCGTGCCACGTAGCAACGAGGACCGGTGAACCGACTGCGTGAGCGGTCACTGTCAGACGTTCGTCGCGGAGCACACGGACATCGCCGATTGTCCGATCAGGTCTGGAAATCTGGCAGCAACGAGGACGGCGAGTGGCCTCCGAGGTATGACGGCCTAGTCCGCTGCGTTCTCCAGTCCTCTGATCGGCGCTCGACCTATTTCTTCACGCTGACGACGAGGCCTTCCCCGACGGGGAGGAGGCTCGTCTCGAAGTTCGGTTCGTCTCGGACGTGCTGGAGGTATCGCACGACGCCAGCGGTAGTCTCGTCCATCGCGTCCCAGTCCGGGTCTCCTCGTAACGCCGCGAGCGCGCGGTCCTCCTGGACAGCGGGACCGGCCATCACGTTGTCGGCGCAGATCACGCCCCCCGACGGGACGTCGTCCTCGACGAGTTCGAACGTCTCCAGGTACTCCTGCTCCAGGTTGTCGATCAGCACGAAGTCGAACTGACCGTCGTACTGCCGGTAGGTCTCCAGCGCGTCGCCTACTTCGAAACGAGCCAGATCGGCGTAGCCGCCGCGCTCGAAGAACGACCGCGCTTCGTCGAGGTTCGCTCCGTCGAAGTCGGTCAGGACGATCTCGCCGTCGGACGGTAACGCCGGGGCGATCCAGTACGCGGAGTATCCCTTCCCCGATCCGAACTCGAAGGCGCGGTTAGCACCAGTCATCCGCGCGACGATTCTGAGCGTCCCACCGACCTCGGGACCCACGATCGGGAAGTCGTCGTTCACGTTGTGGGTGACCATCTCGTCGAACACGGAGTCCGTTTCCGGTGTCATCGCCCGCACGAACTGGGCCACGTCGTCGTCGAGAACTGAGTTCAGTACGTCGTATTCGTCCGGAACCATACCCCGGTAGTCGCCACAGGGGTGGAAAAGGTCTTCGTCGACGGCTGATCGAGCGACCAGAGCGGCCTTCGAGCCGTCGTCACGACGCCTCTCTACCGCCCCGCATTCGAAGGCGGCGGCGACGGCGATGACGGGGCAGCGATGCAGCGCAGGGAGACCAGGGACTCCGCTAGACTAGAACACCTGATGCGCTAGACGGTGCCACAGGAACTGGGAGGGTGTCGACGCGGATGCCACAGAGTCACTGGCTCGGTTGCCGTCTACGCTGACGAGCCGTACAGCAGCGTAGCCCCGGATCGACGATCTGCTGCGTAACTCGTCTCACTGAAGCGTCCTGAAACCGACGGTGCGGGAGTCGAGGACCGGCGTGATCGTGGACGTGCACCGGCAACCCATCTGGTCTGACTCTGTCCCTTCGCCGAGGAGCACTGTGGACTAGAACTAGTAGGAGCGATCCCGGATCGAATTACGCTCTCTCGTACGAGACCGAAGTATAACAGCAGTACCGTCGTTACTATACTATCCTGTTTCCGATTACCGGAATCGTGGCGCAGTATTCACGGGGAGTACGTTTTCCCTGTGAGGCAACGAAGTGGTCACTCGCGATTCGTGCCGGTCTACGCAGAGTGACCCCCTGAACCAGTCGTAGCTGTGATCGAGCCGCGGTCGCGGTACTCGCGATCGCCGTGGTACCGATCGGTCCGGTAGGAGAATCTCAGACACGGAGACCGTTCGAACGAGCGAGTGCCGGTAGTGGGATCGGCGGAGACCAGCGCTACACGCTACGCGCGATCACTGGCAGCCGCGTCCGATCTGTGATGGTCTAGATGGCACGCCTTTCGTACCACCATCAAGACTAAATAACACCAGTTCGTTCTTATCACCGTACACTTCCGCGCCAGATAGACGCGTGAAGTTGTGCCAATAACCCACGTCATCGTGGGGCGGAGATATCCACATGTCCAAGGACACATCTGACGGTCTGTACGACGCGGACAGACGTAGCGTACTCAAATACCTGGGAACGTCGGGGGTAGTCGCTGCCGGCTCTGGGCTCGGGCTGACGATGTTCAGCGGCTCGGGCGCGGCCGCGTCGGCGGACATCTCGGCGTCGAACCCGGAAGCGCTGTCGAGCGACGACGGCACGGTCGACGAGGTGTTCATCAAGCCGTCGCTGTCGGTTTCGTGGGACGGCTTCGACGACGTCGTCGGCAAAGTCCGCATCCTGGTCGAGGCCGCCACCGGCGCGTCCGATCTGGACCCGCCCGAAATCGCCGACCTCGACTTCATGCCGGTGTTCCGCGCCACGGGTTACGCCAACGGGACGGACAACGACAGCGAAGAGGAGACGGGCCCGGGCACCAGCGGCCAGTACCAGATCAACTGGTTCGACGGCGACCGCCGTATCACCCTGTTCGACGAGGACGGCGCGCCCGACTACGAGAACGCCGGGTACAACTGCGGCGCGACGATGGAGTCGTACCTCAGCGGCACGCTCATGGGCGACCCCATCGACGGCGCCCAGAACGGCTTCTACGGCGCCGCCGGCAGCACCGACGCCTTCGAGGAGACCACCGACGCCGGTACCAACGACACGACGGTATATCTTCGGTACACGATCAGTCTCCACCGGCCGGACATCTCGTTCGTCACCGAGGACAACTACGCGCTGGACGCCGAGGACGTCCGCCCGTTCTCGCCGCTGGCGATGGTGGACGGTGACGGCGGCCAGTATCCCGACCTCACCGCCGAGGAGTACGGTACTACGGTCACCAGCGACGACGCCGACGACTACGACGCGCTGTCGGCCGGCGACCTCGTCCATGCCACGGCCGTCCCCTACGGCGTCATGCAGGACAGCACCGACCACCCGGCGCTGATGACCAGCTACGCCAACTTCACCGTCACCGTCGACAACGAACAGGCCAGCGCCAACGCCTCCGGCGACACCGGCGCCGGTGCCGAGGTCGACGAAGACGTCGAAACCATCGCCGACGGCGACAACAGCTCCGACGAGGCCGACGACGCTCCGGCCGACGTCGGCAACGGCACCGTCGGCAACGGCACCGTCGGCAACGGCACCGCCGACGACGGGACCAGCGGTAACGAGACGAATGACACCTGATAGCGAGCACTATATGGACCGATTCAGACACTACCTGACAACTGTGCTGAACGGAGGAGACAGAGATGACATCTGACAACTACGATTACGACGTACCGACGGACGACTATGGGAATCGAGAACTGAAGTTTCCGACCAACCGTCGTCAGTTCCTGCAGGCGGCTAGCGCTGGCGCGGCCACCCTGAGCGGTCTGGCCGGCCTCACCAGCGCCCAGCAGGGCGGGGACAACCACATCGAACTCGAGGCCGTCACTGTCGAGACCAGCGGTGGCCGCGGCCGCTCGGAGTACGCCTGGGAGGACGGCGAGGGCGGCGTCGTGCGCGGCCCGCCCGAGGAGGTCTGTAACATCGTCGGCGGGACCCACGTCTGGGTGGGCGTTTCGCCCGACTCCATCGCTGAGGTCACGAATCCGACGCTGGAGCTGACCGCCGGCGAGACCTACACGGTCGAGTGGACCAACACCGACGGCGAGGAGCACAACTTCGTCATCGCCGACGCCGACGGCACCGAACTCGTCACCTCTGATACCGTCTCCGAGGAAGGCGCCACCCAGACGGTGGAGTTCACCGCCACCGAGGAGATGGCCACCTACTACTGCGCCCCCCACTCCGGGTCCCAGAGTGGCTCCATCGAGGTGGGCGACGGCGCTCCGGCGCCCGAGAACCCGACCCCCACGGCGATCCAGTTCTGGACGCTCCGTGACCTGGGCTACTCGACGGCGGACGTCATCCGCCTCGTGGGTGCGGTAGACAACAACGGCGGCCCGGGGTACGACGCGGTCGAGCCGTTCCAGCTGAACGGCTCGTCGCC
This genomic interval from Halomicrobium urmianum contains the following:
- a CDS encoding family 16 glycoside hydrolase; the protein is MTNDSTNDATDVSTLTTNRRRFLQSAGVSAAGLAAFGGLTSAQQSEDNHIELEAVTVETGGGRGRSEYAWEDGEGGVVRGPPEEVCNIAGGAHVWVGVSPDSIADLTNPTLKLTAGETYTVEWTNTDGEEHNFVVADANGTELISSETVSEEGATQSVEFEATEEMATYYCGPHSESQSGDIEIEGGDGGDDEWIQLFDGESLDGWTPKFSGRPVGENYKDTFTVEDGVLRVDYDGYDEWDSTFGHLFYEEEFSHYMLRAEYRFVGDQVSSAPDWAFRNNGLMLHGQTPEEMDVDQDYPDSIEVQLLGQSADSDTERATANVCTPGTNIVMDGSLHEQHCTRSESDTYRGDQWVTVTVVVRGNEAIRHIVEDEGVVMSYSEPQLNDGTPLTGGTISIQSESHPTEFRTIELKPIDPEAPIEAVEPSSPLWSSYTKDELASGLEQPMAIEVTPDHRVFFTTRGPPVDGDGNTATTEVGVVDPETMETTTALELDVYTSGEDGLQGLTLDPDFEENGWIYLYYSAPHGIIDEEPHKRLSRFTVEGNTIDPESEVELLRVPSVDNPCCHVGGDLEFGPEGNLWLSVGDDTSPFATLYSPMDERDGRELYDAQRSASNTNDLRGSILRITPTDDGGYEIPDDNMFTGPEYADARENDLVREEIYVMGCRNPFRMDIDEDGVLYWGDYGPDAREWADDQGPPGMVEFNRAEEPGYYGWPYVVGPNIPYVDGEFVDADNDQGWTFESSGDPFDPQNLRNTSPNNTGLTDLPEPEDPTIWYPYSWDALLGSPPAYAEEYLPDEPPFPDFEGGAPMGLPVYEHQDSHGENALPERFFDGKQIIGEWGQQWIRYVSYDEEGDVEEINEFMPDTDFLSPMDMTVGPDGTLYLLEWGDGYAGDPISENSGIYRIQREIGVDFENVGSELVTGPGTTTTVNATVTNPFGSAIENGEVTLSAPDDSAIEVTAVEGQTFDSLGSYQSQSMSWDVTVPDGASDSHELTAAVSYTGTDGEQSRTTPAFTITVGQSIAGDWQFQTGDDDAWSDPSFDDSGWETVELPDHWEDHSNYTDDEVFGWYRKTVTVPESWEGQDITLRVGKIDDVDETFFNGTKVGQTGTFPENGYETAWDASREYTVSSETVDYGGENVIAIRVYDGASGGGLYEGPLLMIPSSDGSGGGDDGDQTLQDGLEVHLPLDGDTPTNEITGTDATIEGDVTTGQSGVLGSAYEFDVNQETGVEIPPSEATAGDGVITEPLPINGDGATAAAWINYTDHEQWGRAPFQIGGSLEDAPADGWNVQFESNTDTIRPELWDGGTPSNGSGGTPIPVESGTWYFVVVVVEGGTSRLHVFDQEGELDASPQVWTGGSRSQAESAPLCIGVGQGYDMAGRVDDVWAHSRALSADKVSELHSLSLEGSGSRALDPSTTIRLDGQISSWVGQAPSSIDGTSNPTLTLQAGETYTVEWTNVDGIGHNFEILDHDQPEYSGHIVNDISTSLMSNQGETQTVEFTATEEMARYQCRPHRSSMHGDIEVIGSSQ
- a CDS encoding O-methyltransferase produces the protein MVPDEYDVLNSVLDDDVAQFVRAMTPETDSVFDEMVTHNVNDDFPIVGPEVGGTLRIVARMTGANRAFEFGSGKGYSAYWIAPALPSDGEIVLTDFDGANLDEARSFFERGGYADLARFEVGDALETYRQYDGQFDFVLIDNLEQEYLETFELVEDDVPSGGVICADNVMAGPAVQEDRALAALRGDPDWDAMDETTAGVVRYLQHVRDEPNFETSLLPVGEGLVVSVKK